The Candidatus Methylacidiphilales bacterium genome has a segment encoding these proteins:
- a CDS encoding PEP-CTERM sorting domain-containing protein: protein MNNAKRKLFAVMLASDLLFAAAAQAQLSIGIDFSGAGTPIPATTSAGVVPQANWNNLSTTSGSLAAGLVLDSSGAVASGVSASWGSNGSNTLFGFGSNFTGADPNQTGDTDLYSQGLLTFGGPGNWYGHITLTGITYATYDVYAYFSSNPSTSGLVNFNGTTLSGGLYTDGTTFNYSSANPSQYGSNYVAATGAGGPANYAVLSGVTGSSLTVYESSGNGSLVGIQIVSAVPEPSTYTMLLGGLGLLIVFRRFSARKV from the coding sequence ATGAACAACGCAAAACGAAAATTATTCGCAGTTATGTTGGCTTCGGACCTTTTGTTCGCTGCGGCAGCCCAGGCGCAGCTTAGCATCGGAATCGATTTCAGCGGAGCAGGAACCCCGATCCCGGCGACAACTTCGGCGGGTGTTGTCCCGCAAGCCAATTGGAATAATCTAAGTACAACGAGTGGCAGCCTTGCGGCCGGGCTCGTTCTAGACAGCAGCGGGGCTGTTGCTTCCGGGGTTTCCGCCTCGTGGGGTTCCAATGGGAGCAACACTTTGTTTGGCTTTGGAAGTAATTTCACAGGTGCTGATCCCAATCAGACCGGTGATACAGACCTGTACAGTCAAGGTTTGCTTACCTTTGGAGGGCCCGGGAACTGGTATGGCCACATCACTCTAACGGGCATTACGTATGCCACCTATGATGTATATGCTTACTTTTCAAGTAACCCAAGTACTTCCGGCTTGGTCAATTTCAATGGCACGACTTTGAGCGGCGGCTTGTACACGGATGGAACGACGTTCAACTATTCAAGCGCCAATCCCTCGCAATACGGCAGCAACTATGTTGCAGCCACCGGGGCTGGCGGCCCTGCGAATTATGCCGTTCTATCCGGCGTGACTGGATCAAGTTTAACCGTCTATGAATCCTCAGGCAATGGTTCGTTGGTGGGTATTCAGATCGTCTCTGCTGTTCCCGAACCTTCCACCTACACGATGCTGCTCGGCGGTTTGGGTTTGCTCATCGTCTTTCGGAGATTCAGCGCCCGCAAAGTGTGA
- a CDS encoding LacI family DNA-binding transcriptional regulator has translation MKQKSSKASLGDVAKAAGISTVAACYALRNQPGVSKATRERVRRIAKQLGYAPDARIASWMATMREAKSKDLLPIAWLNTTREKDAWQRFKFMAPYLEGARERAMQLGYRLEELWLQEHGMTVARMNCILHQRGIEGVIVTYPARHLRLNWDHLASISLGGDMLAPRLHWVTSDAYYNLLLALKMAKRHGYRRIGVCLTEYFDRGSARSTRAAAHYFHTTAPKLEKVPPLFYPGENEVHWPVSKKQIAAWLSRYKPDVIICHSNYIVPCVEEIGYRVPEDVGVVHLATDDDVSDWAGITSNRRQIGATAAELVVSFMLSRQFGVPKIAMSTLIRGSWHPGLTLLIPKPDTSPRPRAQVLTPRA, from the coding sequence ATGAAGCAAAAATCTTCAAAAGCAAGCCTGGGGGATGTCGCCAAGGCCGCGGGTATCTCCACCGTTGCGGCGTGCTATGCATTGCGGAACCAGCCGGGAGTCAGCAAGGCAACCCGGGAACGGGTCCGGCGCATTGCCAAACAACTGGGTTATGCACCCGATGCCCGCATAGCTTCCTGGATGGCAACGATGCGTGAGGCCAAATCCAAGGACTTGCTGCCCATTGCCTGGTTAAATACCACCCGGGAAAAAGATGCCTGGCAGAGATTCAAGTTCATGGCACCTTATCTGGAAGGCGCCCGGGAACGCGCGATGCAACTGGGCTATCGTCTCGAAGAGCTGTGGCTGCAGGAACACGGTATGACCGTGGCGCGCATGAACTGCATTCTCCACCAACGGGGTATCGAGGGAGTCATTGTCACCTATCCTGCAAGACATCTGCGGCTCAACTGGGATCATCTGGCCAGCATTTCTTTGGGGGGTGACATGCTGGCACCGCGCCTCCACTGGGTCACATCTGACGCCTATTACAATCTTCTTCTCGCGCTCAAAATGGCAAAACGCCACGGCTATCGACGCATTGGGGTTTGTCTTACGGAATATTTTGACCGCGGTTCGGCCCGCTCCACCCGTGCCGCAGCGCATTATTTCCATACGACGGCCCCTAAACTCGAAAAAGTGCCGCCCTTGTTTTATCCCGGGGAAAATGAGGTGCACTGGCCCGTGTCAAAAAAACAAATTGCGGCTTGGTTGTCCCGTTACAAACCCGACGTGATTATTTGCCATAGCAATTACATTGTGCCATGCGTCGAGGAAATCGGGTATCGCGTTCCCGAGGACGTCGGAGTCGTTCACCTTGCCACCGACGATGATGTGAGCGACTGGGCGGGCATCACGTCGAATCGAAGGCAAATAGGCGCGACGGCTGCGGAACTGGTTGTTTCATTCATGCTCAGTCGCCAGTTTGGCGTGCCGAAGATTGCCATGAGCACACTCATTCGCGGCTCCTGGCATCCCGGGCTTACGTTGCTGATTCCGAAGCCGGATACTTCACCGCGTCCCCGGGCACAGGTTTTAACGCCAAGGGCATAA
- a CDS encoding TlpA disulfide reductase family protein translates to MKRHTLLQIGVFFSFILSLNAAAPSSSPPPAAPPMPPAPQANSTATATPSPLQMPPAPETDDLSKYKTADALWVHFTQQKQNVAPYLHMAIRPKSDKADAKKLISQIEATLKLFIARYPSDPNWWEARMQLIQVGGIEENLRMPTAPIQSALIQEFNQIYNDKKAPRAIRLHAGMGYLFGSIMALARDKDNNPTVWKSIDGQIDDFKKKFADEKEISQSMMSLRTLQLQISQNTGDPNRYQSLLEKLASDSQPEVADMAKQQLAQQKVLADLKTKPVDLKFTSVDGAKVDLAKLRGKVVVLDFWASWCPPCVPQEKEVVALYQKYHKQGVEIVGISYDSKKEDLLAFTKQNGMAWPQYFDGMGWQNKLGTLWGVHGIPSIWLLDKKGKIAGTNGRENLAGQVEKLLQTPN, encoded by the coding sequence ATGAAACGACACACACTCCTTCAGATTGGTGTTTTCTTCTCCTTCATCCTTTCCCTGAATGCCGCCGCGCCCTCTTCTTCCCCACCCCCCGCCGCTCCGCCAATGCCTCCGGCGCCTCAGGCAAACAGTACGGCAACCGCAACTCCGTCTCCGCTTCAAATGCCGCCCGCGCCTGAGACCGATGATTTGTCCAAATACAAAACGGCGGACGCGTTGTGGGTTCATTTTACCCAACAAAAACAAAACGTGGCGCCTTACCTGCACATGGCAATCCGTCCCAAGTCCGACAAAGCGGATGCCAAAAAACTCATCTCACAGATCGAGGCCACCTTAAAATTGTTCATCGCCAGGTACCCTTCGGATCCAAACTGGTGGGAAGCCAGAATGCAATTGATCCAAGTCGGCGGCATTGAGGAAAACCTGAGAATGCCCACCGCTCCCATCCAATCGGCATTGATCCAAGAATTCAACCAGATCTACAACGATAAAAAAGCGCCCCGCGCCATCCGCCTCCATGCCGGCATGGGATATCTTTTCGGATCGATCATGGCCCTGGCCCGTGACAAGGACAACAACCCAACCGTCTGGAAGTCCATCGACGGCCAGATTGACGATTTCAAAAAGAAATTTGCGGATGAAAAGGAAATTTCCCAATCCATGATGTCATTACGCACACTGCAACTTCAAATTTCCCAAAATACGGGTGACCCAAACCGCTACCAGTCTTTATTGGAAAAACTGGCTTCCGATTCCCAACCCGAAGTCGCAGACATGGCCAAACAACAGCTTGCCCAGCAAAAGGTCCTGGCGGATTTAAAAACCAAGCCTGTGGATTTGAAATTCACATCTGTGGATGGCGCAAAAGTCGATCTTGCCAAGCTGCGCGGAAAAGTCGTGGTGCTTGATTTCTGGGCAAGCTGGTGCCCTCCCTGTGTGCCACAAGAGAAAGAGGTGGTGGCCCTCTACCAGAAATATCACAAGCAGGGAGTTGAAATCGTCGGCATCTCGTACGACAGCAAAAAGGAAGACTTGCTCGCGTTCACCAAACAAAACGGCATGGCTTGGCCGCAATATTTCGACGGGATGGGCTGGCAAAACAAGCTGGGCACCCTGTGGGGTGTTCATGGGATACCCTCGATATGGCTTCTCGATAAAAAAGGTAAAATCGCGGGCACCAACGGACGCGAGAATCTTGCGGGACAGGTCGAGAAACTGTTGCAGACGCCTAATTGA